ATGAACCAGACAGCCATACGCGTAGCCTTAAGCAGGGCCCGCAAAAAAATAAAAGAAGAAATGATTAAAAGACACCGCTATGGAATCGCAAATAATTGAAAAACTGTTAGACCGCTATTTCGAAGCCGAGACCACAGGAGAAGAAGAAACTACCCTGAAGAATTACTTTAGGTCGGAAGAGGTCGCGCCACACCTGCAGCAGTATATTCCCATGTTCTGTTTCTTTGACCAGGCAAAGACCGAGAAGCTCGAAAAAGAAGTAAGTTATGCCCCTCAACAAAAAAAGCTGAGGTTTGGCAGGAAAAAAGTGTACTCCTGGGTGGCCATAGCCGCTTCTATTGTGATCTTCCTGGGAGTGGTGGTACAGCAGGAAAACCAGGTGAGCGAGTTTGGCACCTATGAAGATCCCGAACTGGCCATGCAAAAGACCAGAGAAGCCCTTGAAATGATGTCCCTGTACATGAATGCCGGCACCGAGGATCTCGGCTACCTTGAAGAATTCAATAACACCAAAGATAAAATTGTAAAGTAACCTTAAAATCAAAACCATGAAAAAGTTCAGCCTTGCCTTACTGGCACTTATACTACCCTTTCTTTCCGGCGCCCAGTCTTTTGATAAGTACGAAAGCATGAAAGAAGTAGATGCGGTAGTGGTAACGAGCAAAATGTTCAAGTTGCTCACCAAAATAGACCTTAATGCCGATGATCCCGAAACCCAGGCTTACATTGACCTTATTGAGAACCTCAAGGAGATGAAAGTTCTTTCAACAACCAAAGAGAACATTCGCCAGCAAATGGCCCTTGATGTGGCTTCCTACATCAAAAAAGGAAGTATGGAAGAGCTTATGAGGGTTTCTGAAGATGGCAAGACCGTTCGCTTCTATTACAAACCCGGCAAAAATGACGATTATGTGAGCCAGTTGTTTATGTTCATGGAAGGCCAGGACAAAAATAAGCCCATGTCGGTCATCCTGAATATTACCGGAGAGATCAACCTTGCACAGGTGTCAAAACTGGCAAATGACTTCAAGATTCCGGGTGGGGAAGAACTCGAAAAAGTTGAAACAAATTAAGATGAAAAAGTCAGTTTTTATACTGGTGCTGCTATGCCTTGGCTTTGCTTCGTGTAATAATGAGACCAGCCTGCAGGAGTTTTATGTAGAGCACCAAAACGACAACCAGTACCTGGCGTTCGACATACCGGTGAGTTTGTTAACGGGCGATAATACCACGCTCAACGCCGAGCAAAAAGCCACTTTGGAAACCATCAGGAAAGTGAATATCCTCGGATTTCCACTGAAAACAGAAAATAAAGAAGAATATGAAACCGAAAAAGAACGTTTATCTTCTATTCTGAAAGCCGATAAATACCAGCAGCTTATGCGCTACGGCGGGGGCACCAGAAAGGCTGAACTCTATTACCTGGGTGAAGAAGACGCCATAGATGAACTGATCGTCTTTGGAAGCGACGATGAAAAAGGCTTCGGAATTGCCCGCCTTACCGGGAATGACATGAACCCTGAAGCCCTTATACGACTCCTGAAGTCTTTCGAAAAAGGAGAACTTGATGTAGCCGGATTGCCCAAATTAGAAGGCTTCCTCGATTAAAACCTTATCCTGCAAAAAAAAGAAGAGGTCTCAAAAATGCCATTTTTGGACTAGCCCCCAAAAGTTGGACGGTTTATAATTAGATTAAATTTTCTACGTGAGCTCGATATTGTATCGGGCTCATTCCATTTAGGTTTAGTCTTATTCTGTCATAATTGTAGTATTTTATATAATCTTTTATATCCTGCTTTAGTTGATCTACAGTGTTATATTGATTTAGGTAATACAGCTCAGATTTTAGAGTTCCAAAGAAGTTTTCTGCCACGGCATTGTCTAAACAGTTTCCTTTTCTCGACATGCTTTGGGTGATGTTCTTTTTCTGTAGGGTCTTTTGATATTGCTTCATTTGATACTGCCATCCTTGGTCAGAATGAAGAATAAGCCCCTGTTTTTCCTGTTTGCTACACTTATTAATCATATCCATTACCTGTTTAAAATTAGGTCTCTCAGAGATGGTAAAGCTTAGGACTTCTCCATTGAAGAGATCTATAATAGGTGATAAATAAAGCTTTTTGTCTTTGACTTTGAACTCTGTAACATCAGTTGCCCATTTTAGGTTAGGTCTATCGGCTTTAAAATTTTGCTTTAACAAGTTAGCCGCTATTTTCCCTTGGTTTCCTCTGTAGGAAGTATATTTCTTGACCCTTATCAAACTGCTGATCCCTAGCTCCTGCATGAGCTTAAACACAGTCTTGTGATTCACTA
This Salinimicrobium tongyeongense DNA region includes the following protein-coding sequences:
- a CDS encoding DUF4252 domain-containing protein, yielding MKKFSLALLALILPFLSGAQSFDKYESMKEVDAVVVTSKMFKLLTKIDLNADDPETQAYIDLIENLKEMKVLSTTKENIRQQMALDVASYIKKGSMEELMRVSEDGKTVRFYYKPGKNDDYVSQLFMFMEGQDKNKPMSVILNITGEINLAQVSKLANDFKIPGGEELEKVETN
- a CDS encoding DUF4252 domain-containing protein, translating into MKKSVFILVLLCLGFASCNNETSLQEFYVEHQNDNQYLAFDIPVSLLTGDNTTLNAEQKATLETIRKVNILGFPLKTENKEEYETEKERLSSILKADKYQQLMRYGGGTRKAELYYLGEEDAIDELIVFGSDDEKGFGIARLTGNDMNPEALIRLLKSFEKGELDVAGLPKLEGFLD
- a CDS encoding IS3 family transposase encodes the protein MRKRERRKTQIIQELRQEHALEKLLKHAGMARSTFYYHLKASKQDKYEVLRKEIRSIYDLHKGRYGYRRIQLTLKNKGYVVNHKTVFKLMQELGISSLIRVKKYTSYRGNQGKIAANLLKQNFKADRPNLKWATDVTEFKVKDKKLYLSPIIDLFNGEVLSFTISERPNFKQVMDMINKCSKQEKQGLILHSDQGWQYQMKQYQKTLQKKNITQSMSRKGNCLDNAVAENFFGTLKSELYYLNQYNTVDQLKQDIKDYIKYYNYDRIRLNLNGMSPIQYRAHVENLI